ATCGGAGACGCTGTCACCATCATTCCGGCGGGCCCCTGCACCAGACCGCGAGTCCTCGCATTCGATGCCCCTTCCTGCGGCGTCCGCACCTGATCAGGTCGTGCCCTACCTCTCGCAGGACCGTGTCCATCTGCTGTGCCGACGCCACATCCCCGCAGCCCCGAACGACTACCTGCCTGTCACCGTCGAAGACCTGGAAGACTTGGGGCACGGGTTCCGCCCCGGCGGGGGCGGGCGTCACCGCAGTGTCTGCAACCTCGCCGTGCTGCCCGCCTGCCCCTTCTTCGCACAGTGACTCTCGGCGGCTGGCAGCCGGCCTGTATCCGGCCGTCGAGGCGTGAACAACCTCATGAGATGGCACGTCCAGCCCAGCATCCGCGGGGATGTCCCGGAGATGCTGGAAGCGGCCGGAGCGAGCGGGCGGCGTGAGAGACCAGAGGTGTGCAGGCGGCCGCTGGGCGGCGTTGGAACAGCTCGGGGCAGGCGTGGACGAGATCTCTGAAGGGCTCGAGCGAGCGTTGCCGACCCGCCCCGTGTTCCCCCGGCGGATGCTTCTGGCCAGGGCAGCGGCGGGGCAAAAGGGCTAATGAGGAGGATGGTGATGCTGAACGAGCAACCCACGAAAAGTGCAGCCTTGGCAGCATCGTGACTTCGGTCTTGGTCTGGTGCTCATGGCTGACCTGGAAGACAGTGAATTCCACTTGCAGGCCAGCGAAGAAGAGGTGGCGCTGATGTCGGCAGTTCTGGAACGAGAGGACAGCTGCCCCCAGTCGGCGACTGACGGCGATGACGGATGCCGGTGAGTGGGAGAACACTACCCGGCACGGCCTCACCCCGCCCCGGAGCCGCAAACTCCTCAACGACGGCCACGGCGCCGTGGATGATAGAGAAATGCTTGACGAACAGCATACGCGTACACCATCTAACGGAGGATCCTGGTGCGGAAGTGGATAGCACGATCTGTCGCGGCAGCGGCGCTGTTGGCTCCCGCAGGGTGTGGCACCGGTATGTCATCGCAAGACCGCCAAGATGCGAACCACGCGGAAGAAGTGAAGGAAAAGCGCATGATGAGCGTTGCGGAGAACTTCGACAAGGCCATCGACGGCTTAGCACTCAAGGACCGCAAGGTGGAGAAGGGCTGCAAGGAGAAGCCACCGAACCTTGGGTCAACTGCACGGTGAAGATCGTTTCCACGTATTCGACGCGCCTGAGCCCGGCCGAGCTGGTATGCGCTGCACGGAAAAATCCCGAGGTGATCAAGTGGAGTCCCCCGAAGCACGGCGTATGCGGCGAGTCCGATGACGTTATAGGCGATACGCACTTGATTGAGAAATACCGCATTCACAATGTGAGGCTGAACTGGACACCCAAGAAGCCTGGACTCTTCACCCTGGAGCAGAGTGAAGACTACTTCCACTGCGAGAAGAGCGACGACGACAAGAAATACTGCCATGAAGGTGACTGGTCTCCCTTCCAGTGAAAAAGCACCGTGCCCCGGCCGTTGATCCGGCCGGGGTCATGTGTGTGCGGAAGACTTGAATAATCCCTCCACGACGGTGCGGGGCTCAGGGCAACGGCGTTACGAGTAGTTGGCCGCGACGCCGGTGCCCGCACAGGCGCCGGCCACGGACACCGCCGGCGGTGCTCGCCCTTGCCCGGCAGCAGGACCACCCGAGATCGAGGGGCGCACCACTCGGTGAAAGACCCACGTGCACGGCGAACACAGGGGCAGCGGTGTACCGGGCCGTGCACCCACTCTATGGATCTGCCGCAGATCACACCGAGTTGAGGACGCTACGGGAGCAACTGTGCGAGCGGCCGGACCGCTTTGGCACGGTACGCACGTACCGCATACCGACGTACCGCGTACCGACGACCGCAGGCCATCAGTACGGTAGGCCAACTCGAGTAACTGACCGCCTCTTTGAACGAAAGGCACTGCACATGTCCGAGAACAGCACTCCTGCCGCAGTGATTTCGGTGCCAGTGGGCCGGGTGATCGGCGGCCGGGCGGAGGTCCGCGACGACGACTGGGGCAACGAGACTGCGATCATCCGCCTGGACGCCGGCCAGTACGGCCCGGAGGCGGTGGCGGGCCTGGACACCTTCTCCCACCTGGAAGTCGTCTACCACTTCGACCGCGTCCCCACCAACAAGATCCAGACCGGCGCCCGGCACCCCCGCGGCAACACCGACTGGCCCCTGGTCGGCATCTTCGCCCAGCGCGGCAAGAACCGCCCCAACCGGCTCGGCGTCTCCCGCTGCCGCCTCCTCAAAACCGACGGCCTCGACCTGCACGTCCAAGGCCTGGACGCCGTCAACGGCACCCCCGTCCTCGACATCAAGCCCTACATGACCGAATTCGGCCCCCAAGGCCACACCACCCAGCCTGACTGGGCCACCGACATCATGCGCCACTACCACTGACCAACCCGACCTCCGCAAGCACGTGGTGGCCCCGAGCCGCGGCCGCCCTCGGCACCGAGAACGAGAGCCCCCGCCTCCTGGTCGGCCTCACCGGCCATTTCAAGATCGGAAGCCCGAAGGGAGACGCGGCCCTCACGGCCCTGTTCACCAGCCATGACATGGAGCTGACCTCGGCGAATGGATGTGGAACAACGGGTGGCCCTCTCTGAGCTGGGCCATGCCCTGGGCTGCACAGGCGAAGGTGGATCTGACGGCTTCTGTCCGGTCGGCAGCTGTGCTCGGGCTGGGCGGCCACCCTCTTACGGGCCTGTTCATGGGCCTGTCGCTTCGTCAGGTCGCGCTCTTGCTGCGTCTGTGTCTGTGCGCGCGGCGCGCCATGTCGCACCCGGGCGCGTCCGCGCTTCGCGCCTAGGGTGACGCGCGGAGGTGGAGCATGCGAGTGGGGTTGCACGCGCTCGGTGTCGGCGATGGTGCCCGTCCCGAGGTGATCCGTGCGGTGGCCACGGCCGCGGAGACGCACGGCTTCGCGAGGCTGTGGTGCGGCGAGCACGTGGTGCTCGTGGACGCGCCTGCCTCGCGCTACCCCTACTCCGCGGACGGCCGGATCGCCGTCCCCGCGGACGCGGACTGGCTGGACCCGCTGCTTGCTCTGACCTTCGCGGCGGCGGTCACCAGCCGGATCGAGCTCGCCTCGGGCGTGCTCCTGCTGCCCGAGCACAATCCGGTCCTGGTCGCCAAACAGGCCGCCACACTCGATGTGCTCTGTGCGGGGCGGTTCAGCCTCGGGGTCGGGGTCGGGTGGTCGGCAGAGGAATTCGCGGCCCTCGGAGTCCCCTTCGCCGGGCGCGGGCGGCGCACTGATGAGTACCTCGCCGCGATGCGGACCCTTTGGGCCGAGGACCCGGCCTCCTTCGCAGGAGAGTTCACCCGCTTCGACGCGGTCCGGGTCAACCCGAAGCCGTTGCGCGGCGCCCGGCTCCCGGTCGTGGTCGGCGGCAATAGCGACGCCGCGCTGCGCCGCGCGGCCACGCTCGCCGACGGCTGGTACGGATTCAACGTCCCGGCGGCGGATGTCCCGGCGCGCATCGCCGTTCTCGCCGATGAGTGCGCCCGCCATGGTCGCGATTTCGATGAGTTCACGGTCGCCGTCGCGCTGAGCGACGGCGACCCGGAGCACCTGCCGGCACTCGGTGCGGCGGGCGTCACCGAACTCGTCGTCGTGGGCGCACCCCCGCCCGCTCCTGACGCCGCGGCCGCCTGGGTCGAACAACTCGCCCGGACCTGGATTCGCCCGGAGGATTGACCAGGCCGGGATGACCAGGCCGGCCGGAGCACCAGCCGTGTGCTTGCGCGCCCACAAGGCGTCTCTGGGGGACGAGATGGCCGGCCTGGGCTGCCGCGACGGGCGCGCCACTTGGTGTCGAATCGGCAGGGCTGACTCTGGAGTGCTGGGCGAGGCCCTGTGCCCGGGGCTGATGTGTGGCCGGTGCCCCGTCCGGGTGGGTGAGTGGGCTAGGGCGGGAGGGGTGCTGGTGTCTTCGAGTCAGGCTGAGGGCAGTTGGGGGCTGGGCTGGTTCTGTGGGGGTGTGGTGTGGTGCTCTTCGGCAGCGCGGCCGGATTGCTGGGTGGGGATCTGGCGTACGCATTCGATGAGGTAGTCGCCGGTGTCGGGGGCGAGGGTGACGCCGTGGGTTTCGCTGCGGAAGCCGGGGAAGCGCCGGTCGAAGGTTTCCAGGGCGGTCAGGTAGCGCAGCAGGGGGCCGTCGGGGGTGCCGGTGTTTTCGCCGGGCATCAGGACGGGGATGCCCGGCGGGGTGACGGTGACCATGGCGGCGGCCACCCGGTTGGCCGCGTCGGCCAGTCTTACGCGTTCGGTGCCGCCGCGGATGAGGCGCTGGTAGCAGTGCTGTGGCGGGGTGACGGGCTCGGGCAGGTCCTGGAAGGCGGTGTCGAGCAGCTCGACCAGGCGGGCGTCGCGCAGGTGGTGGTGCATCTCCTGGCACAGTTCGGGAAGGGTCTTGCCGGTGTAGCGGTGGGGGTGGGCGGCGACCAGCTCGGGCAGCAGCCGCTCCAGGAGCGCGTTGTCGTCGTAGAGCGCTTTGAAGTCCATCAGGGCATCCATGAGCGTTCCCCATTTGCCCTTGGTGATCCCCATGGAGAAGAGGACGAGTGTGGTGTAGCTGTCGGTCTTCTCCACCACGATGTTCCTGGTGGCCAGGTAGGCGGTGAGGACGCGGGCGGGGATGCCCAGGTCGGACATCTGCCCGGTCGCATCGATGCCGGGACAGGTGAGGGTGACCTTGACGGGGTCGAGCAGGCAGTAGCCCTCGGTCAGGCCGGCGAAACCGTGCCAGCGCGCGTCGGGCTCGAGCTGCCAGCAGGACGGTTGGGTGCGCAGCAGTTCGGCCGGGGCGTCGGCGAAGGGCAGACGTTCACCGGTGGCCGGGTCGGTCACGGCCTCGGGCTGCCAGACGCCGAAGAACCAGTCGGGCCGGTCACCGGCGGCCGCGATGCGCCGGCCGACGCGTACGACGGTCTGGCGGAAGCGGATGGCTTCGGTCACCGCTTCGTCGATGAGGCAGCGGCCTTGGGGGCCGTCCATCATCGCGGTGGCCACGTCGAGGGAGGCGATCATCGGATACAGCGGTGAGGTGGTGCCGTGCATCATGAACGCCTCGTTGAACCGTTCGTGCTCCACCGGCGCCCGGGGTGCGGGTTTGATGTGCACCATGGCGCTCTGCGACAGCGCGGCCAGCATCTTGTGGGTGGATTGGGTGGAGAAGACGGTGGGGCGTTCGGGGCCGGGGAAGGTGTCGGGGCCCACCGCCATGCCGTAGCGGCCGGCGTAGAGGGGGTGGAAGCGGGCGTAGGCGAACCAGGCTTCGTCGAAGTGGAGCCGGGGGGTGCTGGGTGCGAGGGCCCGGGCGACCTGGAGGGTGTCGTAGCACAGGCCGTCGTAGGTGGAGTTGGTCAGCACCGCGTACTGGGCGTCGGGCGAGACGGCGCCCTGGGTCAGTGGGTTGCGGCTGGTGCGGGAGAGGACCGACTGTGCCTGGATCTCGGCGGGCGGCAGGGGGCCTGCCAGTCCGTAGCCGTTGCGGGTGGGGACCAGGTAGACCGGTCGGGCTCCGGAGAGGACCAGGCCGTGCAGCACCGACTTGTGGCAGTTGCGGTCCACCAGTGCGATCTCGTCCTGGGTGACGCTGAAGTGACCGACCATCCGGTCGCAGGTGGAGTCGCCGTGGAGTACGAAGTAGGTGCGGTCGGCGCCGAAGACGCGAGCGGCGTTGCGTTCCGCCGCGCCGACCGGGCCGGTGTGTTCGAAGAGAGAGCCGAGTTCCTCGACGGAGATCGACAGGTCGCTGCGCAGCAGCCGTTCTCCGAAGTAGTCGTGGAAGGCCCGGCCGGCAGGGGACTTGAGGAAGGCGACACCGCCGGAGTGGGCTGGGGTGTGCCAGGAGTACTCGTGCGCGTGGTCGAAGCGACGCAGGGCCTTGAAGAACGGTGGCAGCAGGTTGTGCTGGTAGCCGCGGGCGGCGCCGGCGATGCGTCCGGCGATGAAGGGTGCGGTGTCCTCCAGCGGCCAGATGTAGCCGATCACCGTTTCGGCCACCCACAGGGGCAGGTGTTCGAGGTCTTCGCCGGCCGTGACCAGGAAGACGGGGAGGTTCTGGAAGCGTCGGCCGGCCTGGCGCAATACCGCCGCGCCCCCTGTTTCCCCGCCTTCTTCGACGGCCTGGGGAAGGTCCCAGTCGACCACGGCGGCGGCCAGGCCTGCCTCGGTGCGCAGCACTGCCCCGGCGTCGTCGGCCGTGGTGGCCCAGCGCACGTCGAGGCCTTGGCTCTCCAGCTCGCTGCGGATTCTGCGCAGTTGCTCGGCGCCGGCGCCTTCCCCCTGTGAGAACTCGCGTACGGCGAACAGAACCGTCCCGTCGGTCATAGTGGCCCCTTCTGCTCTGCATGTGACGTGCCGGTGCATGGTCTGCTTGTGCGCGCCATGCGTGCTGTCCGAGAGGCAACCGGAAGATCACCGGCAGCGGCCCGATGCCGGGGCGAAACCACTCCGACGAGGGAAACACCGCCTTGGACCGCGTGTGTGAACGCTCCTGACGGCGAACGGGACAAGCGATCTGGGGGGCTCGGGCCACCTGTGGTGAGGCCGAGGTCTGGGCAGCCGGCCTGGCAGACAACAGACGCTGAGTTCCTCACGTGAAGGCAGGAAGAGTGGGAGGCCCGCGGGCCTTTGACTGCGCGATCACCTCAGACACGTCAGACACGTCAGATGCTGCGCTGATCGGTGCGGGCGGGTCTCGTGCACCGCACTGGTGCGGCGGAATCATGCGACGTATCGGTGCGGTCGGAGGCGACATCGGCTCCTGGCTTCGCCTCGCTGGCCCCGGGCGGGACCTGGCCGGCCACGGTAGCCACGGCGGCTCATATGGCGGTGCTGCCAGCTCTGCCGGCAGAGCCGTCGCCCACCGCCGGCATCCGCTGACGTGAACTCGGACAAGCACCTCCAGGGTCCAGCGCACCCTCCGTGTGCTCGCCCGAGCGATGCACCACGCCCAGCGCGTCGGCCTGGGCACAGCCGCCGTCGCCGTCAGCCTCCTCGCCCTCGCGTGACCTCAGTGGGGCGAGCGATTGGGGCCAGTCGTGCTCCTCGACGCCCGGCGCTCGGAGTCCGGCAGTCGAGGGGAGCCCCGCCGGTCGGGCCGGCGGGGCTTCTGAGGCGTCAGACCATCAGCAGTAGCCGCGTGTGCGGTATCAGCTTCCGGTTCACGCTGGTGCTCTGCACAAAGATCGTGAAGTCGTCGTTGTGGTCCGGCTTGACGCGCATTTCCATGGCCGGCAGACCTAGCAGGGCTCGCGCCTCCGGCCCCGTGTAAATCCGGTCCGTCTTCTTGTCCAGCACCGCAATCTGCTTCTGCGCCTGGATCTTCTCCGACTTGCTCAACTGATAGAACGCACAACCGGTACGGTAAGTGTGCCCGCATTCGAGGACCCATTCCCGGATCGCCGCTTCGCGAGCCACCGGAATCAGCTGGTACTCGGACGGATCCACCGGGGTGAGACCGGCCGCCTTTATGGTGTCCTTGTTGACGGCTTCGGCGCCCGTAGAGAACACCGCCCGCGATCCCCGGATTCCCTGGGCCCGGCCCACCATGAATTTCTCGGTTGCCTGCTGGATGACCTGCCCGGCCTCCTCCAGACCCTGTGTGCTCGTGGCGTCCCAGATGGCGACGTTGTTCTTCGGGAAGCCGCACTGCATGGCCTCGCGCTTGCCCATCTGGTCCGGTACGAGGACAGCCAGCGTCCAGTTGTCCTCCTGCGTCTCGATCATCTTGGCCACGGCCTGCACCAGTTCACGCGGATTCTTGGTGGGGGCATTCAGGCAGCGATGACTTGCGTTCTCCTGCCCATCGGTCAGCACGAACGTCAGGAAGCTGTGGTCGCCGTAGAGTTGCGCTGTCTGCGCCAGTTCCCGCTGCGACTGCAGCGTGGCCGCCAGCAGAGCCGTCATTCCACCGACTCGATACAGCTGCTTCAGGGACGGCATCCGCAGCACGTCCTTGTCGTAGACGACGCACTCCACCTTGTCCGCGAAGACGTACACCGTGACGCGGGTTTCCTGGTCCAGCTCTTTCGATCGGCGGGCCAGATATGCAATCTGCTGGTCGGCGACCTCGACGACCTTCCGGCTCAGGTGCGACATGGACGAACTGGCATCCAGCACAAGAGCAACGTGATTGATGTAGTTCTGGCTTCCGGACATAACTGCTCCCCCTTTTTCCGACTCGATGCTCCTACCTTCTCACCCACCACTGACAATCGATCTTGGAGCCCAGGTCGGACGCAGACACGACGGCCTGCCGGCGGGTCAGCTGCCCCAGGTGCCCTCGGGGCAGAGCCTGCGGCCGAGGCGTCGGCCCGCGTCACTGACCGGGCTTGGCCAGGACGCATCGGCGGTCCACTACCCGAAGTCGGCGGCGAGCGAAGTGCACGAGCGTGGCGCCGACGCCGTGGCGGTGGCCGTGGGTGTCCGCCTCCCAGAGCATGATGGGCGGGCGGAGATTGTCGTCCTGGTCTCCGTATCGTGATCCGTCGAACAGATCCCACCGGTGGTGCTTGCTGGTTGGGGGTTGGGGTGTGGCACGGGCCGTGCCCGGCAAAAGGCTTGTGACGTCGGCTCGGGCCTGGCAGGCTCCGGGCCATGACCAAGAGAATCGAGTCCGCCGTCCGCCGATGAGCGAGACGACCGGGACAGGACTGCCCGGATCGCAGATCACCCTGTTCGAGCACGCGCTTCGGCTGCATCGGATGGCACCGGATGAGCCACTGCCGCGGGATGGCGAACCGTATCCCGAGGATGGATTGCATCGTCGTCGGCCTCGGCCGCAGATACCTGAAGACCAACGGTCGGCCGGCAAGGACGTAGCGCGCATTCTGGACGTGCACTTCGCTCGAGCCTCGGCTTGCCCAAGCGAGTTGGGCGATGCCTTCCACGACGTCCACGTCCCGAATCACCACAACGAACACATCGCGGCCGCGGCTGAGCGGGCGGACAGGGACCGTGCTCTCCGAACCGGCCGGTGGCTGGTCAGACATGGGACCGACCGATGCTCGGTCACCGTTGGCCTGGCGATGGTCGCGGCTGTCGGAACCACCGAGGACATCCCGTTGATCCAAACGATCGGGCTGTTGTCCCACCAGTTTGGGCCCCTGGCGGTGCACGCTTTCGAGAGGTTGCCGGGAGGGGGCGAGGCCCTGCTGTGGCTCGCTGATCGAGTCACCGGCTGGGGACGCGTCTACGTCGTCGAGGCCCTCTGCCGATTGGACGACCTAGCCACTCGATCATGGTTGCTTCGCAGAGCCTGTGACGGTGACTTCCTCAACGGGTACTTCGCCGGCAAGGTCGCCACGGTCGCGAAACTCCATGAGGCGCTGGGGGAACTCGACACCGACAGCGTGATGCTCGACCACGTTGGTCGGCTACTCCACATGATGAGCGACTGTGGGGGGATGGGGCTCCCCCTCGCGCACTACCCCCATTCGGCAGCGGTCCTGGAAGCTCATGCTCGCAATGTGGGTTCCCCCGACCCGACGATCGAGCGGTACTTCACCCTCGCGCTGCTGGCCCAGCACTTGACCGCAAAGTCTCCTGAGGCTGCCGGGTGCACCGCGGAGCAGCAGGTAGCGCTCCGGACGCGGTACATCTCGGTGCTCGACCGCGAAGAGTGGACCCAGGTCGCAGTCGCCGGTCTCGCGGCTGAGGACAACCGGATGCGGTGGCTCGCGGACCACCGGGCGACGCAATTGAGACTGCGCGCCTTCCCCGATCGAGGGCCGGACACGGAGGAATAGCGCACGCAGCGTGTCCGTCGCAGACGGAGAACCGGCCGGCCGGGCGTCAGAGCCCGCGGCTCAGGAGGCGCCCGGGGGCTCCTGAGCCGCGGGCTCTGACACACGTCGGAAAGGCGTGCAGCGCACGGCGGCTTCTCTGAGGCTCGGATTCTTAGAGGCCGGAAGTGTGTGGTGCGTGGTGCGGTTTGATGCCTTCGGGCTGCGCAACTCCCGTACGGATGACGGTGGCGGGCGCCGCAGGTCTGGCCCTGCCACCGGGCCGAGCGACGGCATCAACCGCGCACGGCGGTGTCGCGCCGGGTCGGATCACGCGCCACCGGTGTCCTGACCGCAGGGAGCCTGCCTGCCCGCCTCCGCGGCCTTCGTCGGCGTGGTCGTGTCAGGAGGACGACGTGGGGCCGGGCGGGAGGTGGACGGTCATGATCAGGTGGCAGGTTTCCGTGCCGGAGCCTCGGTAGGCGTGCGGGACGTCGCCGTCGAAGGTGGCGGTCTGTCCGGCCTCGACGCGGTGCTCGATGCCGTCGAGGATCAGGGTCATCCGGCCGGCGGTGGCACTGACGGTTTCGACGACTCCGGCCTGGTGGGGGTGGCTGGGGTATTCCTCGCCCGGCTCGAGTTTCCAGCGCCAGACCTCGACCGGGGCCGGTCCGGAGGTCGTGAGCATGAGGCGGGCCTCGCTGCCCTGCTCTCCGGTCCACAGCGGCGTCACGGCGTCGGCGGTCACGACGCGGACGCGGCCTTCTGCGGGGCCGTCCAGCAGGGCGGACACGGAGACGCCGAGGGTGTCGGCCAGCCGGACCAGCGTGGCGAAGTTCGGGTTGCCCTGGGCCTTCTCCAGCCCGACGAGGGCACCCTTGCTGACCTTGGCGCGCCGGCCGAGCTCGTCCAGGGACAGCCCCGCACGGGTCCGAGCCGTCCTGACGTTGTGCGCGAGCGTCCGCAGGGCCGCCTCTGTCTCGGCCATCCGATCACCATTCCTCGCAGGTGGACCACTTGAATGCACCCTCCGGTCGTTTGATTGACATCGACCGGTCGATCTGTTGTACGTTTCAGTCGTTCCATTGCCATACTAAGGGATGTACCTTGATCGCTCTGCTGCTGGCCTTGGGCAGCTCACTCGCCTACGGGTGCGCCGACTTCCTCGGCGGCCTGGGAGCCCGTAAGGCTCATGTGCTGCGTACCGTGATGGTCGCGGCTCCGGCCTCGCTCGCCGTCGAGCTGCTGCTGTGGCCGTTCCTCGGCGCCTCGTTCAGCACCGGAGTTCTCGGTTGGGGCGCCGCGTCCGGCGTCGCCTCGGCCGCCGCGTTCGCCCTGCTCTACCGCACCCTGGCGATCGGCCCGATGAATGTGCTCTCGCCCATCACCGCGCTGGTGTCCGCCATCCTGCCCGTCAGTGTGGGCCTGCTGCAGGGCGAACACCTGGGCGCCGCCGGACTCGTGGGCCTGCCGCTCGCGCTGGCGGCGGTGGTGCTGGTCAGTGCCGGACACGGCACCGGGACGGCGCGCCCCTCGCGCAACGCGCTGCTGCTGGCCTTCGGCGCGGGCACCGCCATCGCCCTCCAACTGACCTTCCTGCACCAGGCGCCGGGCGACAGCGGGGTGGCCCCGCTGATCATCGGCCGGGCGGTCTCCTCGGCTGCCACCCTCGCCGCAGCCGGGCTGATGCACCGCAGGCTCGGAACCGAGCGGCCCGCATACGCGATGTCCGCCGCCGCGGGAGTGCTGGACTCCGTGGCGAACCTGCTGTTCCTCCTCGCCGCCCGCAGCGGGGACCTCGCCGTCGTTGCCGTGATCACCGCCCTCTACCCGGCCGGCACCGTCCTGCTCGCCCGCGGTGTGCTCGCCGAACGCATCCACCGCGGCCAGCTCGTCGGCCTGGGCACCGCAGCCGTCGCCGTCAGCCTCCTCGCCCTCACCTGATCTTCCCTTCCACCGCGCCGACCGTCTTGGCACGAGCGCCGCATGTTCATTCAGTCCCGGGACGCCCGCCCTGGACGAAGTCGAGTGGCAGACCGGAACCGCGGAGGGCCAGGGCTTCGGTCATACTGGGCGTACTGGGCGTCAGCGGGCTGGTCCGGCAAGGAGTCCTTCGGTGCGCCGAAGGCCGGCCCGCCTGGCCGAGCTGCGAGACGGCCAGGTGAACGCGTCCGGCGACGAACTCGTGCAGACGCTCGGCCTCGACATGAGCGAAGCCGTATACCCACGGGGCGAACCGAGCGATGAGTGAGGACGATGCGCGCTCATCGCTCGGACGGGTTCACTCGGATCAGCGTCTGCTGCCCGTTTGCGACAAGCTTTCGCCGGCCGTCCAGCATGCCGAACACCTCTAGCTGACACACCGTCAAGGTGCGTCCCGCTTTCAACGCCGTTCCGACCGCCTCGATATGGTCCCCGACCGCGGGCGCGAGAAGGTTGATCTTGTACTCGACGGTGAGCACCTCGGTGTTCTCGGGGAACAGCGTGTACGCCGCGTACCCGCCGGCGCTGTCCGCGACGTCACTGATGGCACCCGCGTGGAAGTAGCCGTGCTGCTGGGTGACTTCGGGCCGGCTCGGGAGCGCGATGTTGACGCGGCCAGGCGTGATCTGCGTGATGCGGGCGCCGAGGTGGGCCATCAGCCCCTGCCGATCGAAGCTTTCCCGGATGCGCGCCACCATCTCGGGGCTCGCCTGCTCCTGCTGGGTCTGATGGTCT
This portion of the Streptomyces caniferus genome encodes:
- a CDS encoding SAM-dependent methyltransferase, whose amino-acid sequence is MSENSTPAAVISVPVGRVIGGRAEVRDDDWGNETAIIRLDAGQYGPEAVAGLDTFSHLEVVYHFDRVPTNKIQTGARHPRGNTDWPLVGIFAQRGKNRPNRLGVSRCRLLKTDGLDLHVQGLDAVNGTPVLDIKPYMTEFGPQGHTTQPDWATDIMRHYH
- a CDS encoding LLM class F420-dependent oxidoreductase, translated to MRVGLHALGVGDGARPEVIRAVATAAETHGFARLWCGEHVVLVDAPASRYPYSADGRIAVPADADWLDPLLALTFAAAVTSRIELASGVLLLPEHNPVLVAKQAATLDVLCAGRFSLGVGVGWSAEEFAALGVPFAGRGRRTDEYLAAMRTLWAEDPASFAGEFTRFDAVRVNPKPLRGARLPVVVGGNSDAALRRAATLADGWYGFNVPAADVPARIAVLADECARHGRDFDEFTVAVALSDGDPEHLPALGAAGVTELVVVGAPPPAPDAAAAWVEQLARTWIRPED
- a CDS encoding Orn/Lys/Arg decarboxylase N-terminal domain-containing protein, which gives rise to MTDGTVLFAVREFSQGEGAGAEQLRRIRSELESQGLDVRWATTADDAGAVLRTEAGLAAAVVDWDLPQAVEEGGETGGAAVLRQAGRRFQNLPVFLVTAGEDLEHLPLWVAETVIGYIWPLEDTAPFIAGRIAGAARGYQHNLLPPFFKALRRFDHAHEYSWHTPAHSGGVAFLKSPAGRAFHDYFGERLLRSDLSISVEELGSLFEHTGPVGAAERNAARVFGADRTYFVLHGDSTCDRMVGHFSVTQDEIALVDRNCHKSVLHGLVLSGARPVYLVPTRNGYGLAGPLPPAEIQAQSVLSRTSRNPLTQGAVSPDAQYAVLTNSTYDGLCYDTLQVARALAPSTPRLHFDEAWFAYARFHPLYAGRYGMAVGPDTFPGPERPTVFSTQSTHKMLAALSQSAMVHIKPAPRAPVEHERFNEAFMMHGTTSPLYPMIASLDVATAMMDGPQGRCLIDEAVTEAIRFRQTVVRVGRRIAAAGDRPDWFFGVWQPEAVTDPATGERLPFADAPAELLRTQPSCWQLEPDARWHGFAGLTEGYCLLDPVKVTLTCPGIDATGQMSDLGIPARVLTAYLATRNIVVEKTDSYTTLVLFSMGITKGKWGTLMDALMDFKALYDDNALLERLLPELVAAHPHRYTGKTLPELCQEMHHHLRDARLVELLDTAFQDLPEPVTPPQHCYQRLIRGGTERVRLADAANRVAAAMVTVTPPGIPVLMPGENTGTPDGPLLRYLTALETFDRRFPGFRSETHGVTLAPDTGDYLIECVRQIPTQQSGRAAEEHHTTPPQNQPSPQLPSA
- a CDS encoding vWA domain-containing protein; protein product: MSGSQNYINHVALVLDASSSMSHLSRKVVEVADQQIAYLARRSKELDQETRVTVYVFADKVECVVYDKDVLRMPSLKQLYRVGGMTALLAATLQSQRELAQTAQLYGDHSFLTFVLTDGQENASHRCLNAPTKNPRELVQAVAKMIETQEDNWTLAVLVPDQMGKREAMQCGFPKNNVAIWDATSTQGLEEAGQVIQQATEKFMVGRAQGIRGSRAVFSTGAEAVNKDTIKAAGLTPVDPSEYQLIPVAREAAIREWVLECGHTYRTGCAFYQLSKSEKIQAQKQIAVLDKKTDRIYTGPEARALLGLPAMEMRVKPDHNDDFTIFVQSTSVNRKLIPHTRLLLMV
- a CDS encoding helix-turn-helix domain-containing protein, giving the protein MAETEAALRTLAHNVRTARTRAGLSLDELGRRAKVSKGALVGLEKAQGNPNFATLVRLADTLGVSVSALLDGPAEGRVRVVTADAVTPLWTGEQGSEARLMLTTSGPAPVEVWRWKLEPGEEYPSHPHQAGVVETVSATAGRMTLILDGIEHRVEAGQTATFDGDVPHAYRGSGTETCHLIMTVHLPPGPTSSS
- a CDS encoding DMT family transporter, with product MIALLLALGSSLAYGCADFLGGLGARKAHVLRTVMVAAPASLAVELLLWPFLGASFSTGVLGWGAASGVASAAAFALLYRTLAIGPMNVLSPITALVSAILPVSVGLLQGEHLGAAGLVGLPLALAAVVLVSAGHGTGTARPSRNALLLAFGAGTAIALQLTFLHQAPGDSGVAPLIIGRAVSSAATLAAAGLMHRRLGTERPAYAMSAAAGVLDSVANLLFLLAARSGDLAVVAVITALYPAGTVLLARGVLAERIHRGQLVGLGTAAVAVSLLALT
- a CDS encoding PaaI family thioesterase — translated: MNAEGEHAEDHQTQQEQASPEMVARIRESFDRQGLMAHLGARITQITPGRVNIALPSRPEVTQQHGYFHAGAISDVADSAGGYAAYTLFPENTEVLTVEYKINLLAPAVGDHIEAVGTALKAGRTLTVCQLEVFGMLDGRRKLVANGQQTLIRVNPSER